DNA sequence from the Candidatus Hydrogenedentota bacterium genome:
GACTGTAGTCGCTTAGAAAAATCGGCGATTGTCCAATTCCCGCTGAACCGGGACAGTCGGAAATTATCCCCGGAACATTATTCGTCTGCGTTTGCGCGATCCCCGTGCCGATTGCCGCGAAGATCGCAACGATCCCCAACCTCCATACCCGCTTCATCGCGCATCCTCCCATTGTCCATTGACTGTTCCTGCACGGCACCCGGCAAACACCCTCTTTCCGCAGCGTAGTATGGCACAACCGGCGCGGTTTGTCAATAGGGCTATTGCACATACTTTACGGGGGGGGGTACAGACAGCACGGTACGGCTCTGCCGTTTTCCTTGCGCCGGTGGCTGGATACGGTTGGAGCAGTCCGGGGATACACCGGTCCGGTCTTTTGGTCGGGCCGGATTGCCCCTGTTTGGCTATTGATGCCGGCGGAGGTTCACTTGGCCCAGATTTGCCGGTCGATCAGGGGGATATAGTCCGACCATTCGAGATGGCGTTCGCGGGTCTCGCGGATGACTCGTGTAAAGGCGTCGGCTTGCGCGTCGAGATTGTCGCATTGGCACAGCACCATCGCCTCGAGGGTCTTGGGCACCACGGGGGATCCGTTGACGAGTTCGCCGTGATGCGACAGAATCAGGTGGATCAGGTGCATGCGCAGCGGCTCCGGGAAACCGGGTATCGCGTCCATCTTCTTGCGGACCATTTCGCAGCCGATTTCGAGATGGCCGAGCAGTTTGCCCGCCGTGCTGTATTCGACCAGCATGTCCTGGCTCATCTCGTCGAGTTTGCCGATGTCGTGGAGAAAACACCCCGCCAGCAGGAGATCCCGGTCGATGTTCGGGTACAGTTCGCACATCGTGCAGGCGATGCGCGCCATTTCGAGGCAATGCCGCAGCAGGCCGCCCGGTTGCGCATGGTGCCATTTCTTGCCCGCCGACGCCTGCGTGAAACGCTCCATGAATGCCTCGTCGTCGAGGAAGGCTTTTGTCAGGCGGGACAGCCATTCTCCGGCGATGCTTCCCATCAGTTCCCTGAAGGCCGCCAGGTGCGCCTCCGTGTCCGCGGACGTTTCGATCAGATCGGATTTCTCGAATTCGTTTTCGGCGAGCGGCACGACCTGTTCGACGCGGATTTGCAGGCGGTCTTGGTAGCTGGTCACGTTTCCGCGCACGTTGACGACGTCGCCGATTTCGAACTGCCGGGCAATCGAGGCCGCATTGTTCCACAAAATCCCGCCGATCTCGCCCGTTCGGTCCTTGAACACCATGCCGAGAAACTTGCTGCCGTTGGCCTGCTCGCGCAGGTCTTTCCGGGCGGCAAGAAAATAGTCGTTGACGGTATCGCCTTCCTGAATGGTCGCTACAAATTGCTTTTTCATGAGATCCTCTCGGTTTACGACGGAACGGCCCAAGCATACCCGAAATGGGGGTGAAGATGACAAGACGCCGGCGTCTTTTCAGTTTTCAGCCCGGTTGCGTTTCCACAGGATCGCCAGCAGGCAAAGGCTGGTTCCGATGTAGAGTGTGTAGGCCGCTGCCAGAAACGTGTTCCCGAAGCGCCATGTCCGGGGGATGCTCACGATGACGCCCGCCGCGACGATGAGCAGTTGCAGGGCCATGATGGACGCGCACGGCACGCGATAGGGCGCGCCGCCCGGCGGATGACGGAGTTGCCTTGCCCAGAGAACCAGCACGGGCAGGAAACTCAATCCAAACAGGGTCGCGTAACCCGCAAGAACCGGTTCGACGCCGTGAATTTCGCACCAGCCGTCGTAGCAGCCCTGGAGCACGGGAATGCAGGGTAGCCACAGCGGGATGCCGGATCGGAAGAAGGTCCGCGACCAGCGGCCCAAGGCCGGCTGTACGGCGTCCGCGGGACGGTTGAACAGCCAGAATGCCAGCCCGAAAGCCAGTCCACCGCCGAGTCCGATGCTCATTTCCCAGTTTTTCCACCAGTCAATGCGGATGGGCGAACCGTGCTGCGTCTGCCAGATCCCGCCGATGGTGAACGGAATGGCGAAACCGAGGGCGAGCGTAAGGATCATGGCCACGGCGCGCCGGTCGCGGCGGATGATTTCGTACGCGAGAAATCCGATCGCCGAGCCGACGTGCGGCGCGATGGTCTGGATGGACAGGAGCGCGCGCTGGCAGGTCTTGTATTCGGGGATGTTGTAGACACCCTCGGAATAAAATGGCAGGAACAGTTGCGGAAAGATCCGGACAAAAGCCAGCGCGGCGACGGCGCCCGCCACCCCGCAAAAAATCCGGGCCACCCAATCCTGCAAACGGAGCGGCCGGTTCGGCGCGCACCAGGCCATGAAGCAGCCGGTGTTGCCGCCCCAATGCAGGCCGCACAGGAACAGCATCGCATAACCGGTCCATGCCGGCACGGCGCGCTCCAGATCGGGATGGTTCATGCAGTACTTGCCGTTCAGCCACGAAATGTAGACGCCGTAACCGGTGAATCCGCCGAACATGATGCCGCAGGTGATCGCCACGAGCATCCATGGCGTGGCATAGGGACGCCGTTCCGCGCCGCCCATTTGCGAAAAGGCGTACCACAGCAGCGCCCAGCCGAAACCCGCCAGCGCGCCGCCCGTCTCGCCGCCGTAGCCCGATGTGCCGCGAATTGCCCAATAGTAACCGCCCATCAGGCACATGATGCCGGCGACAAGCCCATAGTCCGTTTGGGTCCATGTCCGTTGCGCATATCCCATGATTGTAGGCCTCCGCATTGTGCCTCCAGCCTACCAATTCCCGGGCGGAGATGCCAGTAGCTGCATCGGGGGATGTTGTCGTTCCGGTATTCGTGTCCACGGCTCCGCAGCGCAGCTTCATACAATGCCGTGAAAAAAAAGCCACGGGAAGGGACGTTTTCACGTCTCCCGTGGCTTTGCGCGATTGGTGTATATGGCCGGAAATGGCGTATCCACAGGCGGCCTGCCAAGAGATTACAAGTTGTAGCCGACTTCGCCGTGTTGCGTGAGATCAAGTCCCGTGACTTCGTCTTCGAGGCTGGCGCGCAGTCCGACGGCCGCGTCAATCACCTTCAAAATGATCAAGGTCAGCACGCCGCAATACACCACGGTGATGGCGCTGCCCAACAGTTGCATGCCCACCTGGTGCACGATGTTCAGGTCCGCCTTGACCCCGCCGAGCGCGGACGAGGCAAAAACGCCCGTCAGGATGGCGCCGACCGTGCCGCCGACGCCGTGGACGCCGAATGCGTCGAGCGAGTCGTCGTATCCGCACATGCGTTTGAGCGAAGTGGCGCTCCAGAAGCAGATGCCGCCCGCCGCGGCCCCGATGCACAACGCGCCCATCGGTCCCACGAATCCGGAAGCGGGCGTAATCGCCACGAGTCCGGCGACGGCGCCCGTGGCCGCGCCGAGCGCGCTCGGTTTGCCGTGTTTGATCCATTCGATGGCCATCCAGACCAGCGTGGCCGTGGCCGTGGCCGCGTGGGTGACGAGCATAGCCATGCCGGCCGAAGCGCCCGCGGACACCGCGCTGCCCGCGTTGAATCCGAACCAGCCGACCCACAGCATCGCCGCGCCGGTCACCGTCATGCCCATGTTGTGCGGCGCCATGACTTCATGCCCGTACCCGTGGCGTTTGCCCAATACCAGGGCGCAGATCAGCGCCGCGATGCCCGCATTGATGTGGACCACCGTGCCCCCCGCGAAATCGAGCACCCCAAGGTAACTGCCCATGAACGAGCCGTCGCCCGCCCACACCATGTGGCATACCGGAAGGTACACCAGGGTGAACCACAAGCCCATGAACCACATCAGCGCGGAGAACTTCATGCGTTCCGCAAAGGCGCCGATAATCAGCGCCGGCGTGATGATTGCGAAGGTCAACTGAAAACAGTAGAAGACCGTTTCGGGAATCGTGGGCGCCAGCGGATGGATGCTTTCAACCGAAACCCCCTTCGAGAAAATTTTTGCGAAACCGCCGATGAACGAGCGCAAATTCAGCGTTCCGGCCTCCATTCCGGTCTGATCGAAGGCCAGTGTGTAGCCGTAAACCACCCACAGCACGGTCACCAGCGCCGTGATGCTGAAACATTGCATCAAGACCGACAACACGTTCTTCGTTCGCACTAGGCCGCCGTAAAACAACGCAAGCGCCGGAATCGTCATAAACAGCACCAGCGCCATCGAGGTCAGCATCCATGCCGTGTCCCCCGAATCTATTGCGGGTCCGGCGGCATCCTGGGCCGCGGCCGGGCCGGCCGCCGCGAACGCGATGGCCGCTGTCAACCAATATTTCCTACCGTCCTTGTTCATGTCGTGTTCTCCTCGCGGAAGTGGATTCCGCTGCTGCCGTCCCTGCTCCCGAATCGCGCATCAGGCCGCGAACGCCGGGTGGACACCTCATTAAAACTGCTTTACTCCATGACGATTAGTATAGGTATGTATTCTTCCTGGCTGTCCATGCGTGATTGGGTGAAGCAACGAGCATGCCAATGGCCTCGTTCGCGCTGCCGAATCCGTTGCGCGCCAGGTCCGCATCCTTTATCTTCAATTGTTTTCATGAAAGTGCGGCGGTGTGCGCAATGCGTCAATCAGCCCTGCCGGTTGGAATCCATTCGGATGGAGATCGCACCAATCGGTATCTTTGTCATTTTGCTTCTTACCAAAATGTAGGTCTTTGTGTATTTCCCGCGGACTGATAGCCGGATCGCAGCATGAAGGGCGGTTTATGGAAAAGGAAAATAGCCGGTTACAGGGCCAATCATGGGTTGCGGGGGCGTTGAAACCGGCAGAAACGCCGGTATTCGTTTTCGGGGCCATGCGTTGGCACACAATTTGCTGAAATTATCGCAACGCATGGAACCGGGTGATTTCGCGCGGATTCTCGCGGATTCGACGGCAAGCGAAAAGAACGAGGAATGGAGACGGCACCGTGAAAAAGATAGAAGCGATTATCAAGCCCTTCAAACTGGAAGAAGTCAAGGAAGCGCTTTCAAGCGTGGGCGTGCAGGGCCTGACCGTTACGGAGGTGAAGGGATTCGGACGTCAGAAAGGCCACAAGGAACTCTACCGGGGCGCCGAATATG
Encoded proteins:
- a CDS encoding ammonium transporter codes for the protein MNKDGRKYWLTAAIAFAAAGPAAAQDAAGPAIDSGDTAWMLTSMALVLFMTIPALALFYGGLVRTKNVLSVLMQCFSITALVTVLWVVYGYTLAFDQTGMEAGTLNLRSFIGGFAKIFSKGVSVESIHPLAPTIPETVFYCFQLTFAIITPALIIGAFAERMKFSALMWFMGLWFTLVYLPVCHMVWAGDGSFMGSYLGVLDFAGGTVVHINAGIAALICALVLGKRHGYGHEVMAPHNMGMTVTGAAMLWVGWFGFNAGSAVSAGASAGMAMLVTHAATATATLVWMAIEWIKHGKPSALGAATGAVAGLVAITPASGFVGPMGALCIGAAAGGICFWSATSLKRMCGYDDSLDAFGVHGVGGTVGAILTGVFASSALGGVKADLNIVHQVGMQLLGSAITVVYCGVLTLIILKVIDAAVGLRASLEDEVTGLDLTQHGEVGYNL
- a CDS encoding HD domain-containing protein, whose amino-acid sequence is MKKQFVATIQEGDTVNDYFLAARKDLREQANGSKFLGMVFKDRTGEIGGILWNNAASIARQFEIGDVVNVRGNVTSYQDRLQIRVEQVVPLAENEFEKSDLIETSADTEAHLAAFRELMGSIAGEWLSRLTKAFLDDEAFMERFTQASAGKKWHHAQPGGLLRHCLEMARIACTMCELYPNIDRDLLLAGCFLHDIGKLDEMSQDMLVEYSTAGKLLGHLEIGCEMVRKKMDAIPGFPEPLRMHLIHLILSHHGELVNGSPVVPKTLEAMVLCQCDNLDAQADAFTRVIRETRERHLEWSDYIPLIDRQIWAK